The Montipora capricornis isolate CH-2021 chromosome 6, ASM3666992v2, whole genome shotgun sequence genome has a window encoding:
- the LOC138050925 gene encoding adenosine receptor A3-like: protein MNSSSASANAASTVRGCDPAIPQGTLDHTTPEAYGWLVFITVVNIITCPLTTVLNALVIIAVATKHRLNTNTNIALACLSTTDLAMGVIGQPLSISKMIAELRGNTSGTYCVRTLLATIALRVLSSASLSHLTMMNVERYIAIKHALKYETIVTKNRLICLSSLMWIAELSLTVPLSIVDDNLYFRVDNFVIYCCIATIFFCQVLLYHETSRHKKQIASQQVSLEAREKFLKEKKASKLTATVLFFLILCYLPFIVARALVSNYVISSVNLAYIALFTARAAAVLNSLLNPIIFCVRIKQFRIAFIQLLFKKDHTEAENIEKRVFGRLNHEIPLQ, encoded by the coding sequence ATGAATTCAAGTTCAGCCTCTGCAAATGCGGCGAGCACAGTTCGTGGATGCGATCCAGCGATTCCGCAAGGAACTCTCGATCATACTACTCCGGAAGCTTACGGCTGGCTTGTCTTTATCACCGTCGTCAACATCATTACTTGTCCACTTACAACTGTTTTGAATGCACTGGTCATAATCGCTGTTGCGACTAAACACCGATTGAATACCAACACTAACATTGCACTCGCCTGCTTGTCGACAACTGATCTGGCTATGGGAGTGATCGGCCAACCTCTTTCTATCTCTAAGATGATCGCAGAACTGCGAGGAAACACCTCTGGTACGTACTGTGTAAGAACGCTGTTAgcgacaatcgctttgagagtATTAAGTAGTGCATCACTGTCCCACTTGACCATGATGAATGTGGAAAGATACATTGCCATTAAACATGCCCTGAAGTACGAAACCATCGTCACAAAGAATCGCCTCATATGTTTATCCTCTCTCATGTGGATCGCAGAGTTATCATTAACAGTGCCTTTATCAATAGTTGATGATAACCTTTACTTTAGAGTTGACAATTTTGTCATATATTGTTGCATCGCCACTATTTTCTTCTGCCAAGTTTTGCTTTACCACGAAACAAGTCGGCATAAAAAACAAATCGCTAGCCAGCAAGTCTCGTTAGAAGCCAGGGAGAAATttttaaaggagaaaaaagCATCTAAACTGACAGCAACGGTTCTGTTCTTTTTAATACTGTGTTATTTGCCCTTTATAGTAGCACGAGCTCTGGTATCAAATTATGTCATCAGTTCAGTGAATTTAGCGTACATAGCTCTTTTCACAGCCAGAGCTGCAGCAGTTCTCAACTCGTTGTTGAACCCAATTATTTTCTGTGTAAGAATTAAACAGTTTCGTATTGCTTTTATTCAACTGTTGTTTAAAAAAGACCACACGGAAGCTGAAAACATTGAGAAACGAGTTTTTGGAAGATTGAATCACGAGATACCGCTTCAGTAA